In Actinobacillus equuli, the genomic stretch TCATAACCGGTTTGAAGCCTAAATCAGTAATTGGCGTATAGTGCGGAGAAATACCGTGCATAATAATACCGGGGCGTACCCAATCATAATGAGCTTGTTTCCAATATAAAATACCGCTTGAAGCAGAAATACTACGTTCGTGTGTTGTATAGGGCGCTGTTGCCGCTTCAAACGTAGCGATTTGTTTTTCGGTATAACCGCAATCGGGTTCGTCCGCTCGACTAAAATGGCTGACAAAGCTAATACTTTCAACCAAAGGACAGGCTTGTAAACGTTGATAGAACATATCGACTTGTTCGGGATGAACGCCAAGACGGTGCATACCGGTATCAATCTTCAACCAAACATTGACCGGAAAATAAATTTTCGCTTTGCGCTTCCAAAAACCTTTTTGTTGTTCTTGTTGCCATTCTTGCGCAACTTGTTCAAGCAATTCCAATTGTTCTAAACAATGTACAACCGTATCAAAGCGGCGAGAGAGAGTTTTTAACAATTCTTCACGGTCAAAGAAACCTTCTACCAGTAAAATTTTGCCAGTATAACCAGTTTCTTGAATTTCTAATGCTTCACGTAAACGTGCTACGCCAAAACCATCCACTAAATCAGCTAATGCACCGGCAGCCGGTAATAAGCCTTGACCATAAGCATTAGCTTTGATCATAGCGAGAAGTTTCTGATGAGGGGCGA encodes the following:
- the alr gene encoding alanine racemase, giving the protein MKPATATISQSALRHNIELIKTFAPHQKLLAMIKANAYGQGLLPAAGALADLVDGFGVARLREALEIQETGYTGKILLVEGFFDREELLKTLSRRFDTVVHCLEQLELLEQVAQEWQQEQQKGFWKRKAKIYFPVNVWLKIDTGMHRLGVHPEQVDMFYQRLQACPLVESISFVSHFSRADEPDCGYTEKQIATFEAATAPYTTHERSISASSGILYWKQAHYDWVRPGIIMHGISPHYTPITDLGFKPVMTLASSLIAVRTHKAGEAVGYGGAWVSDKDTKLGVVAMGYGDGYPRNAPEGTPVLVNGRIVPIVGRVSMDMLTVDLGADSQDKVGDEVIFWGKDLLIEEVAQHIGVISYELITKLTPRVIFEYK